The proteins below are encoded in one region of Passer domesticus isolate bPasDom1 chromosome 22, bPasDom1.hap1, whole genome shotgun sequence:
- the CELA3B gene encoding chymotrypsin-like elastase family member 3B: protein MAAMLSLVLLLVAGGVRAAVLPDSRVVNGQDAEPYSWPWQISLQYERDGTFRHTCGGTLIAANWVMTAAHCISKSRTYQVVLGEYDRSTGEGPEQTIPVSSDDIFVHPKWLSFCAACGNDIALMKLQRPAVLSAEVQVGRLPPAGSVLPNGYPCVLSGWGLLTTGGSLPDRLQQAELPVVDYEHCTQPDWWGALAIRRTMICAGGAEKSGCNGDSGGPLNCQAEDGTWEVHGIASFVSALGCNAAKKPTVFTRVSAFEDWIEETIKNN, encoded by the exons ATGGCTGCCATGCTGAgccttgtcctgctgctggtggccgGCG GGGTTCGCGCCGCGGTGCTGCCCGACTCCAGGGTGGTCAATGGGCAGGATGCGGAGCCCTACAGCTGGCCCTGGcag ATCTCGCTGCAGTACGAGCGGGACGGCACCTTCCGCCAcacctgcgggggcaccttgatCGCGGCCAACTGGGTGATGACGGCCGCGCACTGCATCTC CAAATCCCGCACGTACCAGGTGGTGCTGGGCGAGTACGACAGGAGCACCGGGGAGGGCCCCGAGCAGACCATCCCCGTGAGCTCCGACGACATCTTCGTGCACCCCAAGTGGCTCAGCTTCTGCGCGGCCTGCGG CAATGACATCGCCCTGATGAAGCTGCAGCGGCCGGCCGTGCTCTCGGCCGAGGTGCAGGTGGGGCGGCTGCCGCCCGCCGGCTCCGTGCTGCCCAACGGGTACCCCTGCGTGCTCAGCGGCTGGGGGCTGCTCACCA CTGGGGGGTCGCTGCCGGAccggctgcagcaggcagagctgcccgtGGTGGACTATGAGCACTGCACCCAGCCCGACTGGTGGGGGGCCCTGGCCATCCGCCGCACCATGATCTGTGCCGGCGGCGCCGAGAAGTCCGGATGCAAT GGCGACTCTGGGGGACCCCTGAACTGCCAGGCTGAGGATGGCACCTGGGAGGTCCACGGCATCGCCAGCTTCGtgtcagccctgggctgcaACGCCGCCAAGAAACCCACGGTGTTCACCCGCGTGTCCGCCTTCGAGGACTGGATTGAAGAG ACCATTAAAAACAACTGA